The DNA segment TCGTCTGAAATGATAGATACCTTCCTTCTTTTTGCGAAAAAGCAAGTGCTTCACCTTCAAAAATAACCTCCTTTACGCCTAGCGCCATTACTGCTTCCACAATTTCGGGAAACATAGGTGTAACTTTTTCCAGTTTTCTAGAGTAAATCTCAATCATGTTTCCTTTTTTATGAACTTGCATACGCAGACCATCGTATTTAGAATCCACTCCGCATTTCCCAAGCCTTTCAATTATCTTTTCTATGCTGGCCTCTCTTTCAGCTAATGCAGGACGAATAGGCCTAAACGGAGTTATTCTAAATCTTCCAATTTCGTGCGGATTCTTAATAAATGATTTTGCAACAAAGCCAAGGTCAGAGCAAATATTGTAGGCACGCTCAAGTTTTTCACGGAGACTCTTGTCACCAGTCGAGTAGTAAGACAAGGCATCAATAATAGTTGCATCGCCGATACCGAGGCGAAGATTACCCACAGCAAATCTGATCAAATATCTAGCTTCAAGGGGGGTAGCGTGATTTAGAAGCTCAGATAATGTTTTTATCTTTGCCTCTTGCGAACCCTCTCCAGACATCTTTGCGAGCTTCATAAAAGAGTCAAACACCTTCTCAACACTTAATGGCTGATAAAATAGGCTTGCTTGTTTCTTTTTTCCAACCAACTCTTCCGCAACAAGTCCAAGATCTCCCCTTTTTTTGTATAACTCCTCAACTTCTTTTCGTGAATAACCGCAAGATAAAGAGATTGCTTGGAGAGTAAATTTTTCCCCCACTCCCAATTCGATACCCTCATAAGCAGGGGCAATCATACCCTGAGCAAGATAAACAATCTTATCAGCTACATCAACAGATGCCGATTTAAAAATCTGCGCCATAATCTCTGTCATTTTAAGCCTTGACGTAGTTTTCTCGATCTCAGAAAAAGCATTTGCAAGTATTGAAAATTGCATATAACAATAATGGATTCAAACTTAAAAAGGATTGCAAAACTATATTTTGTATTTATATACCTTATTTGCATATTCTGGCTTGGTAAATATGAAGACTG comes from the Candidatus Anstonellales archaeon genome and includes:
- a CDS encoding ATP-dependent DNA ligase — translated: MQFSILANAFSEIEKTTSRLKMTEIMAQIFKSASVDVADKIVYLAQGMIAPAYEGIELGVGEKFTLQAISLSCGYSRKEVEELYKKRGDLGLVAEELVGKKKQASLFYQPLSVEKVFDSFMKLAKMSGEGSQEAKIKTLSELLNHATPLEARYLIRFAVGNLRLGIGDATIIDALSYYSTGDKSLREKLERAYNICSDLGFVAKSFIKNPHEIGRFRITPFRPIRPALAEREASIEKIIERLGKCGVDSKYDGLRMQVHKKGNMIEIYSRKLEKVTPMFPEIVEAVMALGVKEVIFEGEALAFSQKEGRYLSFQTTVQRKRKYGVEEMSRDFPLRLFVFDVLEIDGTDMTLMPFSKRREELERLFKGGTTLQPSELIVTDSPKEIATFFEGCIKKGLEGIIAKDLNAPYIAGARKFAWIKLKKSYGQMADTIDAVIVGYYLGKGQRAEFKFGGILAAVWNDELEKFETIARVGSGFTEDEMQKLQGMLKKIAINEKPKNLDSKIVPDFWCRPRYVISITADEISHSPMHTCGFENGRGLALRFPRILAIREDKGIYDVTTTKEVKKLFEMQTLISHEAKKRAGAVI